The following nucleotide sequence is from Cucumis melo cultivar AY chromosome 1, USDA_Cmelo_AY_1.0, whole genome shotgun sequence.
GGTTTTTTTCCTAATAACTTACAAATAATGAAGAGATGCTTAGTCCGGTTAATTCCATGTATTGCCTTCACCTCATGCATAAACAATCTAAAATTCTCAATATTATAACATTTAGAGGAAGATTGAGCATTTAATATATACCTCATAGATCCCAAATTTGGGGCAGAAGTACCGAGTATAAAAGTCAAAATCCGACTCAGCAGAGGAAGCTCCGGTTATGATTAACCCAGTTCCAGGCAACTTTCGTATCTCATCATAGTTGGGTTGAAAATCCACTACTTCTCTATCTGAAGGAAGAACAACCTGAAAAGAAAAGTGTGCAATTAGTTACTAGAATAACTTGAGATACCCACATACCACAAGTGTTACATGAACACTCTACTTTCTGCCTTGGTTCCTCTGCGAACCACATCATAGAGAAAACCGCTTGGATATCATATGTAAGTCCCAAACCCAAGATTTAAACTAGGATTGAAATCTGAATTCACCACCGAACGACTCCGGGTGTTTCATAATGACTTTCTCTAGACATAGAAAGTATCCATTAGGCCTTGTTCTTTTGGATTTGAGCCATTATTTCCTTTTAAGCTAAGTGACGTTTGGTTTGGCTGGCTACTCCATTTTCGAAGGGGCTCCCATACGTTGGCCCCATTTTTTCACATTCTTTCCATAGGTAGCAGATTCGTACacaattttagagagagaaaaaaaaaaaaaaggaaattcaCTTGAAAACATATAAAATCTCAATGTCCAGAAGAACCAactaattttcttattttataagAATGAAAAGCAGAGTTGTCAACGAAACATCAAAGACAAATGAAGGGGTAACTTACCAAGAGATTATTGAATTTCACATTGCACAACTTAATGTCAACTATAGACGCAACATTCAAGGCTTTGGAGATTGAAGAAACATCAGCAGCAGAGTCGAGATCAACAGTTTGTATAGCTGGGAGATCCAATTCAATGAAGTAACTGTCTTGTGATTCACCATTATTATGAACATTTGAAACCTCAAGAAGCTTGACATCTGGAACCTTTTTAGCAGTTAGAATTCCTGAACGTGTGGAAAACTCGATAATGTTCGAATTTACTAAACCAGCTGAGAAAAGTATGTGTGCAGCTGCCAATGTTGCATGACCACAAAGCTCTACCTGTAAAAAGAATTGTCTTAATCAAAAACTATAAGAATTACTATACAAATAATTGTATTACCTTCATTCAGTTGTACAGACAAGTAGGGAGTATTCACGGGACAGGGACGACATCTAAGTTAAGTCTAGTTCCTATAGTTtagaaagttaaaatttaattctTACGATTTGTGAATAATTCATGATTAATTTTTATGGTGGTTTGATAAAATTCTCATAGAGACTATTTATGGATAATTTATAAAACTATATATATGGACTGAATTCTACCTTTCTTCAATTCAATTGAAATTAGAAATTTAAcctaactttttttttgttcccacCAAAAATTTCACTTAATTTCGTAAGGATCCTACGAAGAccctttagtttttttttttaaatagaaataaaatataatgatatttttattagaaaatgaCCATTTTAATAATGGTTAATTACAGTGAAAAAGGTTTAGAAGTTTTTGAACAAATAATACTTTTGTTACAAAAATATATTACATCATAATCTTGAACtggaaattattttaaagaacAAAACCCTCTgctaatatttaaaaatatagacCACAATAATAAATCACTATTTGCATCTATCATGATCATGATCTCTTATGGTTCTATGGTATTTTGTTATTACCGTATCATCAAAATTGATTTTGTAGTTCCATCGGGCAAAGAGAATATTTagacagagaaaaaaaaaaacaatgaaaaaaatggaaaatatagCAACTGGAATTTGCTcggtagcaaagaaagaaactaaaGCTAGTAATTGGGCTCCATTTGATGACTCTTACGTTTGggtttggtttttgaaaaataagcCTACAAACACAGTTATCTATACATAAATTCATGCCAAATTTCGAGAACTAAAAAGTTGATTTGTTTTTCGTAATTTGACTTGGAATTCGAATCACACATTTTTAGAAagctaaattaaaaaaaaaaaaaaatcaaatgattatCAATAGCCACAACTGGTTCATTCATAACTTTAATCAAAAACAATCAGAGCATTCATTCAAAAcggtaaaagaaaaaaaaaaagaaaaaaaaaaaacctccgCAACAGGAGTGAACCATCTGAGACTAAACTTGGGGGGTTTGATCGAATCACcagtttgttgtttgttgtttAATGGAATCAAGTAACAGGTTTGGGAGATATTGAACTCAGCCGCCAAATCTTTGAGCCATTTCTCATCCCTTTCTTCCTCTAATAGACAAACAGCCGCTGGATTTCCCTTGAACGCCGATTCAGTGAATGCATCCACCTGTTTGATTCActcaaaaaagataaaaaaaaaaaaaaaaatcggaATCTAAAGTtgtcaaattttcaaaatcagaATCCTAATGTAAGATAGGCGAAAGAGGTTAGGTTGAAGTAAAATACCACGAAATACTTCACTGGTTTCTTAGCCATTGTTGAGAGACAGAGAGAAGAAGCGTGAGAATCGTCGTTTCAgccaagaagaagaagaaaaggaaaagccGCCTCCCTCCATTGCGTCTATGCTGACGAAATTTCAATAAACGGACTTCTTTTCTATTCTAAAgaacaaaaatcataaaaaaaaaatagaacgcgatttttttttgtttttttgtcaatttttttgttttaatttttaagaaCCCTTTCAAAATTGTAATTGAAATTCCACAACAAAGAGAAATAGGTGTTATATCCTTACCTCATGCCTTACATCaccaattttcaaatttatattaaaatagaaaaaaaaaattactttgaaTTAGAAGAccaaaaaaccaaaccaacAAATTTTGTCAAACGTGCTCTGGTCGGAGATAGGGTCTTTCGGTATCGTTTTAAGAAAATCCAAATCgacaacattttttaaaagtaaaccAAGCAATGACCAATTTGTACTCCTTCATGGTCAGAATCGACttaaaaatttactaaatcgaCTATACTCAGTTTGATGGAGTTTGGTCGAAAAATCGATTCCGACCGATTGATGCTCACCCCAACttgaatatatttaatattGTGCAACTCATTGAGATATATATAGTCTTAATTTGTCACGTAGTAAACTCTTTCCTTCCTTCTTTTtaaatgtcatttttttttgttttatgttttatgATAGAAAGGATTAACCAACattaaacagaaaaaaaaaatcaaattgtatgtcttattatttttctatttttatctACCTATTTAAGAAGACTTGCATGGTAATTATGTTCTATAGATTGATTTACTTACAAAAATTTAGGATTTGAATTAATGGAGACTTTTTTTTCCTTAGAATTTTATTCTAGTTTGATTTTACTTTATTGATATATACTCTAAAATCTAAGGCATAACTCAACGTTAAAATACACCGTAGAAATCAATTAGGTCAATTAGGTCTCTCCCAAATTTATCTTAATTTATATATCGTAATTTGTGACTATACTTATTTTAGTCAATTAATTCaaatgtttataaaatataataaaaaatttcaaatcatatcaatgataaataaaatatctataGCATATAAAATTGGGCAGATTTGTCATTTACataaattttcttattttacttAAAATAAAGGTGAGTCAATATTCCTTTTGATTTAGGATTTCAGCATGACCAAATAAAGTTGCCTAAGATTTATCACATGCCAACCAAAGTAGTATGAAATTTCTGTAGGCATGAGTGGTCAATATTCCTTACACCCAAATATCTTATTTCTTTcctattttatattatattttcatgtattttttaatgaaattgaCAATATGGAGTTGGGTATTCTTGTTTGACCCAAATTAAATTCAAGAACCTAAATAAACTCAATAAGCTTATAACTTA
It contains:
- the LOC103492688 gene encoding uncharacterized protein LOC103492688; the protein is MAKKPVKYFVVDAFTESAFKGNPAAVCLLEEERDEKWLKDLAAEFNISQTCYLIPLNNKQQTGDSIKPPKFSLRWFTPVAEVELCGHATLAAAHILFSAGLVNSNIIEFSTRSGILTAKKVPDVKLLEVSNVHNNGESQDSYFIELDLPAIQTVDLDSAADVSSISKALNVASIVDIKLCNVKFNNLLVVLPSDREVVDFQPNYDEIRKLPGTGLIITGASSAESDFDFYTRYFCPKFGIYEDPVCGSAHCALAVYWAQKLGKSDFVAFMASPRSGILHIHMDEQEQRVLLRGKAITMMEGVVLV